In Kryptolebias marmoratus isolate JLee-2015 linkage group LG4, ASM164957v2, whole genome shotgun sequence, the following proteins share a genomic window:
- the LOC108235692 gene encoding transmembrane protein 82 produces MMLFLPFSWILDVFQWTPFDSNPVDSFCQGFISACGISVLYNLMRVYYFILACSDSDSDHESRRRSSLSSNPLRRSWRASLQFWSLAVLLSLVGMRVASLIVLEFLLRAASAWASSGPDAAARGVDFLLIQCQFSLGCSLTCTLAFLHQGAPHSSLSLFLAAALSWALAAYSSGLWTHVSRLYPLHSTQHYCGKCISLLTSGHTILASLQRLVILTFAVASLAAASTVYDHFLSHKDAIKYWTPLMLCYAMLVVYNQEEQQRLTGSETLLRTVVLRLGGLLVLMLTMGSWSDVLHILISFLGEGVCLLPSQDLLQAALKEEQETSLSKDEKRSSRNTKTRRTSPDDSQSSCSNTNDLSKPKRKNICCE; encoded by the exons ATGATGTTGTTTCTCCCGTTTTCCTGGATCCTGGACGTTTTTCAGTGGACACCTTTTGATTCAAACCCTGTGGACAGCTTTTGTCAAG gCTTTATAAGTGCCTGTGGAATATCAGTGCTGTACAATCTGATGAGAGTTTACTACTTTATTCTGGCATGCAG TGATTCTGACAGTGACCATGAAAGCAGACGGAGGTCCTCCTTATCAAGCAATCctctgaggaggagctggagagcgtcTCTTCAGTTCTGGAGCCTCGCTGTCCTCCTGTCTTTGGTTGGGATGAGGGTCGCCTCGCTCATAGTGCTGGAGTTTCTGCTCAGAGCTGCTTCTGCGTGGGCCTCGTCGGGACCG GACGCCGCGGCGAGAGGTGTAGACTTTCTCCTGATCCAGTGCCAGTTTTCCCTGGGCTGCAGCCTCACCTGTACTCTGGCCTTCCTCCATCAGGGGGCTCCCCACAGCTccttgagtttgtttctggCAGCTGCCCTCAGCTGGGCTCTGGCAGCCTACAGCAGCGGTCTGTGGACTCACGTGTCCAGACTCTACCCTCTGCACAGCACGCAGCACTACTGTGGGAAATGCATCAGCCTGTTGACCTCCGGACACACCATACTGGCCTCACTGCAAAGACTGGTTATCTTGACCTTTGCTGTAGCATCGTTGGCAGCTGCCTCGACGGTTTATGATCACTTCTTGTCTCACAAGGACGCTATAAAGTACTGGACTCCTCTAATGCTCTGCTACGCCATGTTGGTGGTTTATAATCAAG aggAACAACAGCGGCTGACGGGCTCAGAGACCCTCCTTCGCACGGTGGTGTTGCGGCTGGGAGGCTTGCTAGTGCTGATGCTGACGATGGGCAGCTGGTCCGACGTTCTTCACATCCTGATATCTTTTCTAGGAGAAGGAGTTTGTCTGCTGCCCTCTCAGGATCTGCTGCAGGCTGCTTTAAAG GAGGAACAAGAAACCAGCTTGAGCAAAGATGAGAAGAGGTCCAGCCGCAACACAAAGACGAGAAGAACGTCTCCAGATGACAGTCAATCATCCTGTTCAAACACCAACGACTTATCTAAAccgaaaagaaaaaacatttgttgtgaatAA
- the slc25a34 gene encoding solute carrier family 25 member 34: MTQLLEASPKEPVFGGQPSHRMASSAVPCTVFSPSPAPPTVWPPLDFALGALACCAACVFTNPLEVVKTRLQLQGELRARGSYQTHYRGVLQALWVVGRTDGLRGLQKGLSVGLIYQGVMNGVRLGSYSYCEALGVTSFHGGSLLSGAGAGALGAFIASPAYLVKTHLQAQTVSAIAVGHQHNHLGASDAFVTIYRRDGLTGLWRGVNGAVPRVTVGSAAQLATFTSAKDWVSHAQGFGSNRWLTALIAAAISGVAVAITMTPFDVISTRLYNQPVDEFRRGRLYRGFLDCMLKVCQTEGPLGLYKGMGPVFLRLAPHTVLSMLFWDLMRQQAIKDY, from the exons ATGACCCAGCTGCTGGAAGCTTCACCCAAAGAGCCTGTATTCGGGGGCCAGCCTTCCCACAGGATGGCCTCCTCTGCGGTCCCCTGCACCGTTTTCAGCCCCTCACCTGCGCCGCCGACTGTCTGGCCCCCCCTGGACTTTGCTCTGGGCGCTCTGGCCTGCTGTGCAGCCTGTGTGTTCACCAACCCTCTGGAGGTGGTAAAGACCCGCCTGCAGCTTCAGGGGGAGCTTCGGGCTCGTGGGTCCTACCAGACGCACTACCGGGGAGTCCTGCAGGCGCTGTGGGTGGTGGGCCGCACCGACGGGCTCCGGGGCCTGCAGAAGGGCCTCTCGGTGGGGCTGATCTATCAGGGTGTGATGAACGGAGTCAGGCTGGGCTCTTACTCCTACTGTGAAGCTCTGGGCGTCACCTCGTTCCACGGGGGGAGTCTGCTGTCAGGGGCCGGGGCCGGGGCTCTGGGGGCCTTCATCGCCTCTCCTGCCTACCTG GTAAAGACTCACCTGCAGGCTCAGACCGTCAGCGCCATAGCAGTGGGTCACCAGCACAACCATCTG GGGGCGTCTGATGCCTTTGTTACCATCTACAGGAGAGACGGCCTCACCGGTCTGTGGAGGGGGGTGAACGGCGCCGTGCCCCGAGTCACGGTGGGATCAGCTGCTCAACTGGCAACCTTCACCTCAGCCAAGGACTGGGTGTCTCACGCTCAG GGGTTCGGTTCGAACAGGTGGCTCACAGCGTTAATAGCTGCCGCCATCAGCGGCGTTGCCGTGGCCATCACCATGACGCCGTTTGACGTTATCAGCACTCGGCTCTACAACCAGCCGGTGGATGAGTTTCGGAGG GGGCGCCTGTACCGGGGATTCTTAGACTGTATGCTGAAAGTGTGCCAAACCGAGGGTCCGCTGGGGTTGTATAAAGGCATGGGCCCCGTTTTCCTGCGACTGGCCCCTCACACGGTGCTCAGCATGCTGTTCTGGGACCTGATGAGGCAACAGGCCATCAAAGACTACTAG